The proteins below are encoded in one region of Terriglobales bacterium:
- a CDS encoding zf-HC2 domain-containing protein, whose protein sequence is MVSCEQVLRELSNFMDSDIDAKLRAEIEAHLRTCHRCSVLHDTTRKVLLIVGDERVFEIPLGYSERLHRFLEEQMGVGGQ, encoded by the coding sequence ATGGTGAGTTGCGAACAGGTGTTGCGGGAATTGTCGAACTTCATGGATAGCGACATCGACGCGAAGCTGCGCGCGGAGATCGAAGCGCACCTGCGGACTTGCCATCGCTGCTCCGTGCTGCACGACACCACGCGCAAGGTGCTGCTGATCGTGGGTGATGAGCGCGTGTTCGAGATCCCCCTGGGCTACAGCGAGCGGCTGCACCGCTTCCTGGAAGAGCAGATGGGAGTGGGTGGGCAGTAG